One window of the Devosia sp. 2618 genome contains the following:
- a CDS encoding MurR/RpiR family transcriptional regulator, with the protein MLDIVGLLQAEKNALTRSERALTEIVLADVESVLKMSIVELAAQADVSPPTVTRFCRRLGCDSYADFKVRLAQSRFVGQRYIAPAAGPASVREIAQGVVNGIQSTIYETFERLDFDAVERAAESIVKASYVLSYGSGGSSSMVANETEARLFRLGLKVASSTDHQVQLMRAASSPPGTAIIAFSLSGNNIPLSRAMSAAGEYGHTRIVVTRSGSPLAAQSDILIAIDRQEYPDILRPTPGRYALLAAVDILAQTVATRLGQSAVASMRRIKHQLVVNRDGDDAQPLGD; encoded by the coding sequence ATGCTCGACATTGTTGGCCTGCTGCAGGCTGAAAAGAACGCATTGACCCGTTCCGAGCGCGCCCTGACCGAGATCGTGCTCGCAGATGTGGAAAGCGTCCTCAAGATGAGCATCGTCGAGCTTGCCGCGCAGGCCGATGTGTCGCCCCCCACGGTCACCCGTTTCTGCCGTCGCCTCGGCTGCGACAGCTATGCCGACTTCAAGGTTCGCCTCGCCCAGTCGCGCTTTGTCGGGCAGCGTTATATCGCTCCGGCTGCCGGGCCGGCCAGCGTCCGCGAGATCGCCCAGGGCGTCGTCAACGGCATCCAGAGCACCATCTACGAAACCTTCGAACGCCTCGATTTCGATGCTGTAGAACGCGCCGCGGAAAGCATCGTCAAGGCCAGCTATGTGTTGTCATACGGCTCGGGCGGCTCATCCTCGATGGTGGCCAATGAAACCGAGGCGCGGCTGTTTCGGCTTGGCCTCAAGGTCGCGTCATCGACGGATCATCAGGTGCAGTTGATGCGCGCGGCCTCGTCACCTCCGGGCACGGCGATCATCGCCTTCTCGCTATCGGGCAACAATATTCCGCTATCGCGCGCCATGTCGGCGGCCGGCGAATATGGCCACACGCGCATTGTCGTCACCCGCTCGGGTTCCCCGCTCGCTGCGCAGTCCGACATTCTCATTGCCATCGATCGGCAGGAATACCCCGACATTCTCCGTCCCACGCCGGGCCGATATGCCCTTTTGGCGGCGGTGGATATTCTCGCGCAAACCGTCGCAACCCGGCTCGGCCAGTCCGCCGTGGCCAGCATGCGCCGCATTAAGCACCAACTTGTCGTCAATCGTGACGGCGACGACGCCCAGCCTCTCGGCGACTGA
- the ugpC gene encoding sn-glycerol-3-phosphate ABC transporter ATP-binding protein UgpC encodes MSQLSLKRLEKSFNEARIIKGIDLDVSEGEFVVFVGPSGCGKSTLLRMIAGLEDVTSGEISISGKVVNDLPPVQRGIAMVFQSYALYPHMTVYENIAFPLRVERLPKDQVEQRVGAAAKVLQLESRLQHRPGMLSGGQRQRVAIGRAIVRQPKIFLFDEPLSNLDAALRSEMRIELMELHKRLGSTMIYVTHDQVEAMTMADKIVVLNAGEIAQIGSPLDLYHRPDNLFVAGFIGSPKMNFIAGTVKTADGTTATVDLGALGTIALPRSSTAIAGQSVTLGIRPEHLRLDGGDFTISTTPKIVEQLGIHTITYSTLPGDENFIGLFEGNPGLDDAKPVAMGFALDKVHLFDQAGLAVY; translated from the coding sequence ATGTCGCAACTCAGCCTCAAGCGCCTCGAAAAGTCCTTCAACGAGGCCCGCATCATCAAGGGCATCGACCTTGATGTGTCCGAGGGCGAGTTCGTGGTGTTTGTCGGGCCATCCGGCTGCGGCAAGTCCACCCTGCTGCGCATGATTGCCGGGCTTGAAGATGTGACTTCCGGCGAGATTTCCATCAGCGGCAAGGTGGTCAACGACCTGCCGCCGGTGCAGCGCGGCATCGCCATGGTGTTCCAGTCCTATGCGCTTTATCCGCACATGACGGTCTACGAAAACATCGCCTTTCCGCTGCGCGTCGAGCGCCTGCCCAAGGATCAGGTGGAGCAGCGCGTCGGCGCCGCCGCTAAGGTGCTGCAGCTCGAAAGTCGTCTCCAGCATCGTCCGGGCATGTTGTCGGGCGGCCAGCGTCAGCGCGTCGCCATCGGCCGCGCCATCGTGCGCCAGCCCAAGATTTTCCTGTTCGACGAACCGCTGTCCAACCTCGACGCCGCGCTGCGCTCGGAGATGCGCATCGAGCTGATGGAACTGCACAAGCGCCTCGGCTCCACCATGATTTACGTGACACACGACCAGGTCGAAGCCATGACCATGGCCGACAAGATCGTCGTGCTCAATGCCGGCGAAATCGCCCAGATCGGCTCGCCACTCGATCTCTACCATCGCCCCGACAATCTCTTTGTTGCCGGCTTTATCGGCAGCCCGAAAATGAACTTCATCGCCGGTACGGTCAAAACCGCCGACGGCACGACCGCCACTGTCGATCTTGGCGCACTCGGCACCATTGCCCTGCCACGCAGCAGCACGGCCATTGCCGGACAGTCGGTAACGCTGGGCATCCGCCCCGAGCATCTTCGCCTTGATGGTGGCGATTTCACCATCTCCACCACGCCCAAGATCGTCGAGCAGCTCGGCATCCACACCATCACCTATTCCACGCTGCCGGGCGACGAAAACTTCATCGGCCTGTTTGAAGGCAATCCGGGTCTTGATGACGCCAAACCCGTCGCGATGGGTTTTGCGCTGGACAAGGTTCATCTCTTTGATCAGGCAGGGTTGGCGGTTTACTGA